The Acinetobacter lwoffii genomic sequence CGGTCACGGTAAATTCAGCTTTACCCTCACTATTCGTTTGAGTTGGTATATTGCTTAATGACACACGACTAGAAGTGAGACTAGATAAAGCAATTGCAATTGGTGTATTTGGAATAGGATTACCCTTTTCATCAACTGCTGTAATTTTGACGCGAGTCTCACCACCGAGAACAGAAATAGGATCTAATGGCTTATCTTCTATTGTAGTAAACAGAAAGTTAGCCAAGTCTGGTAATACTTCAACCGGTTTCGAAAGTTCAACTTTTTGAACTGCTGAATATGATGAACCATCAGGGCGCTTACCGAGAATTGCAATTGTTAAATCATTTGCATCTAAATTTGCAATTTGTTCAGCTGTTTTTGGATCAATACTTATTTGGAATACAGCTTTACCTGCATTATCAGTAATAAGTGAGCTTGGAGTTAATAACTTTATACCATTTGGTAATGCAGCATCATTTAAACCAATTGAAACCTGCTGTCCAGCTAAAATATCCCCATTAATATCTTTAGCATCTACTGTGATACTAATTACTTTTTCCCCACCCTCAAGAGCCAGGGCATATTGAGATAAACTTACATTAAAATAATCCAACACTTTTGGTAAGGTAGCAAATTTAATAGCAATATTATCTACCTTATTAGTAATAGCAGAACGAATAGTAAATTCTACGCCTGCTTTCGCTAAATTAGCTTGTGTAGATGTTCCATCATATTTATAACTATATATAAATGTCGCATAGCCTTCTGCATCTGTAACTTGTTCAGCCTGACTCACAAGGCTTAATTGCAAAGCTTTCATATCTGTACTAGATAAGGATGATTCAATATTTACACGTGCATTAACGAGTGGGTTTCCTTTATCATCTAATGCTTTTGCTCTTATAACAATATTTTGATTTTGAACGTAACTAAATGCATTAGTAATAGGATCAATCATTAATTGAGCGACTTTACTGTTCGCTTCAGGATCAGTTGTAAATGCAGATAATTCAATATGTCTACTAATCTTTTTTGTATCTGATCCGATAGGAGTTACTTCAATATCAAAACCATTCATTAAGGCATCATAATCACTTTGGTTTTGTGCTTTAACTTTTAAGCTAAATACAGCCAAGCCATTACTATCTGTTGTCACCTCGGTTGGTGAGGCATAAGAAACACCTTTAGTTAGTGAAATATTGTCTTTCACATTTAAGTTTACTAATTGATTTGCTAAGGCATCTCCATTTTTATCAACTGCAGCCACTCGTACTGTTACTATTTTTTCTACACCCAAGATAATAGATTTTATCCCGTCAGTATCAACAGTTAAATAGTCCAGTTCTGGCTTAGCTTGTGTAGCAAAGTTAAGTTTAATAGATTGAGTTTTTTTACTGTCTCTAACTGCAGAGAAAACTATATTTACACCTTGTTCAGCAGCAATTCTTTGAGGCTCAGACCCATTATACTTATAATCTAGTTCAAATATTGCATAGCCATCATCACGTGTTGCTGCTTCTGCATTACCATTTAAGCTTAAACCCAAGCTTTGAAATTGTGTATTCTTATTTAATTGTAATTTTTCACCGATTAAAGGACTACCTTTTTCATCAAGAGCTTTAACTTTTACTGTAATAGTTTGATCTTTTTTATAGTCAAAGGTATTTAATATTGGATCGATCTGTAAATAATCAATTGTTTTTTCAGAGACAATTTCATTAGACTTCCTTCATAAATCATTTTTCAATCAATTTAATTGTTTATCTTTCACCCAATCTAAATTGTATATGCCAGCAAGTAAATTAAACCGCAGGTTTAATCTTTTACGACGATTTCTATATACACAAGATAAAATCTTAAAACATTTCATCCTTCCAAATACATGCTCTACTTGAATTCGTCTACGACCAATCTCTTTATTTAACTTTTTTAATTCAGAATCTAGTTTTTCAGTTTTCTTTGCTTTAGATGGCATGAGGCATCCAAAACCCAATTTCTTTATCCCTAAATAACCCTTATCAACGATAAAAAAGGGCTTAAATTTTAATTTCCTCATGCTTTTTTTAAATATTTTAAAATCATGCATGCTTCCATGACTTCCACATACACTCAGTATTTCACCTGTTATATAGTGCATAGATAGCTGAAATTTAAAGGTATGTCGCTTTTTTTTACCGCTATACCATTTCTTCTGTTTTTTTTGGACGTTGAACTAATATTTCAGTGGCATCAATCACAACAACTTCCCAATCCACTTCATCTCGATTAGGAAGTTGTTTTGGCAAGTTGAATTTTCCAGAACGGATTAAGGTATCTTCAATAACACGTGTGATACGAATTGCACTCGTTTCAGATACACCGTAACTCATACCAAGATGGAAAAATGTTCGATATTCTCTCCAATATTCTATACATAAGAGCAAACGATCTTCCAACGGTAATTTATGCGGTCGTCCTTTACCAATATGACGAGGTAAATGCTTATTTAGCTCGGCCAACATGAGGTTAAATGTAGCCCAACTAACACCGGTAAGCCTACGAAACTTAACGTTTGATAATTTTTGAATATCTTTGAATTTCATCCAAGGATTATCTCTTGAATTAAATAATTTTGCTGATTAATTTAAGATCAAATAAATTGTACGTTTTTTGATTTATGACGGAAGTCTATTATCTACAATAATATTAATCTTATTGCTTGCACCATTATCTGCAGTAAAAGTTGCTTCAATACCAGCATCAATTAAAGCATCAATTGCCTTTTGTGTAGGTGTTGGTGTCAGAGAAATTGTCTTAAGCTTAAAAGTTACAAAGCCATTTGGATCTACATCACGAGTTGCAGCACCATCAAAAGTAACACCATTAGATGTTGCCCCTGCATTCAAGCTGAGAGTGATATTACCCTTAGAAGCCCCTAATCCTTTATAATTTATTGCTTTAACTTTAATTTCGACACTATCATTAACTGCATTCACTTTATATGCAGATGCGATTTCTAAACGCTGAATTGCCTCTTGATTATTTACACTACTATCAGCAGTTACGACCTGTACCGTTGCTTTACCATTAATATCCGGATTATTTTCGTATGTGGCAGTAAGCTCAATTCCTCTTTGTGAAAGAGCAATTGGATAATTCGAGTTACTCTTTAAAGTGAACTCAGCATAACCTTCTGAATTTGTTGTAGCCTCATTTTTATCAAGTTGGACCCCATAATATTTCGCGATTGCATCTACAGCTAACTTGACTTGGGTATTTTTTAAAACATTTCCTGCACTATTTTTTGCAAATACGAGAATTTTTGCTGTGCCATCTTTGGCTGCAATAGAATCTTCTGGTGTAATAATTTCGAGTTTATTTACTACACTTGAAATATCTTTAAATGTAAGAGACGTTACTGCATTTTTTTCAGCACGATACTCATCAATTAACTTAAAACTTAGTTTTTGTGAACTTTCAACAAAATTTGCAATATCATCTGATGTCAGATTCGGATTTGCACTAATTTTAAAAGTCGCTTTACCTTGAGTATCTGTTGTTACTGATGAACCTGTTTCAACTATAAATTTACCATTCATTTCAGGAGGTAAAGTTAATTCAACAGTCTGACCAACTTTTGCACCACTTTTGGCATCCGTTACTTGTACTACAACGTCAGTAGAGCCTTTTGGCAAATTTAACACTAAACCTTGTGGTACATTAAGATTATAATCACTGATAATTGTACTTGTTTTTTTGATATTCAATGTATAAGGAATTGAGACTGTAGTTCCTTCAACCTTTGCTGTTAGTTGAACCTTTCCAGTATCAGTTTGTAATGCAGGAATATTTAATGTAAATAATGCAACCCCATTTTCATCTGAAGAAACTTTAGAGTTAGTACTTTCTACCCCCAAATCTTCTCCGCCAATACTTAAACGTACATCTTTACCTGCGATTCCACCTTTATCTATATTTAATACTTTAACTGCTATTTTGACTTGACTATTATCTTGAGCAATCTGTAAAGGTTTGCCTTCAATATCTTGTAATGAAATACTAAGACTATTTGCTACCTTTGAAGTATCTGTTTCTGATTGATTGTTATCACTTGTATTCCCTTCCCCAGTATTGCCACTTGGAGAACCATTATTGTAGTAACCATCACTTCCCCCACCGCCACAAGCGACCAATGAAATTGATGTCGCTAAAACTGTTGTGTTTACCCCTAATTTTTTTAAATTTATAAACAAACTCATGATTTTTCCCACTAGATATAATATTTAAGCTGCCATAAAGTTAGTCTTCTGGCTTTTATACAAAATTTACTCAAATTAGCAAAAATAAGCAATGTAGTTACATAATTTACATCGAAAACATTGTAAATATTAAGGTAAATAGTTAGTTGTTGAGAACTGAGTAAACATTTTATGCATGACCTCATCATCATCGGCGCAGGCACTGCAGGGATCAGTGCTTATAACGAAGCTATCAAATACACCCAAAATATTTTAATTATCAATGATGGATCGTGGGATACGACCTGTGCCCGTGTAGGTTGTATGCCAAGTAAATTGCTAATCTCTTCCGCAAATCGCATGCATGATATTCAAACTGCTGAAGAACTTGCTTTAAAACATAATTCTGTCATTGATCCTTCAGAGGTTATGCAACGCGTGCATGTCCTTAGAGAACGTTTTATTCGTGCAACCTTGAAAGGTGTCGATCAATGGGACAGCTCACATAAAATTTCCGGAAAAGCCAAATTTGTTGATCTCCAAACGATCGAAGTCAATGGACAATCCTATCGGGCCAAAAGTTTTATTGTCGCTGTAGGTTCACGCCCCAATATTGATGAAAATCTAAAGCAAAAATTAAAAGACAAATACATCACTTCAAATGAAATATTTGAGTTTTCCCAATTACCTAAGTCTTTAGCAGTGATCGGGAGTGGTATCATTGCAATTGAATTAGCTCAAGCCATGCAAAGACTGGGTGTACAAACCACAATGTTTGCGCGTAGTCAAAAAGTAGGTGCTTTAACTAGCCCGATCTTACAAAAACTAGCACAAGAGCAATTCAGTAAAGAACTTAATATCAAATTTAAAACCTTACCAAATAAGTTTGAGATCCAAGCTGATAAAATAAAGATTAACTTTACAGAAAATGATCAGACTAAGAGTATTGACGTTGAATATGTTTTAGGTGCCACAGGTCGGCAAAGCAATATAGATCATTTAGGTTTAGATCAACTCAATTCAACATTCAAGGATATCAAAAACCTTCCTATCGATAAAGAAACCAAACAACTTGCAAACCTACCTATATTTATAGTCGGTGATGCCGCCCCTGATGCACCCATTCAACATGAAGCCGCGCATACTGGCAAACAGGTTGTTCATAACTGTTTGAATTATCCGGATGTAAAACCTATTTTTGCTTTAACCCCATTGGCGATTGTATTTTGTCATCCTGAAATGGCGATTATCGGAAAAAGCTTTAAGCAACTAGAAGATCAACAAGTCGAATTTATTCGGGGATTCATCTCTTATGAAAACCAAGGACGTGCTCTAGTTTTGGGAGAAAATTCAGGTGGAATAGAAGTTTATATTGATAAAAAATCAGGTAAATTACTGGGTGCAGAACTCCTCTGTTCACAAGCAGAACATCTGGCCCATTTACTGGCCTGGATGATTGATGCCGACCAGGATATTCACCAGATCCTAAAGAAACCTTTTTATCATCCTACGCTGGAAGAAGGCCTTAGAACTGCCTTTAAACATGCTCGACGTCAGTTTGATGCATTGCAAGAACAAAGTTGAGCAATCCGCCCCTTACTCGATAAGGTTAATTATCGCTCTAGCTTCATATTGAACACTGTATAAAGTTAACGTTATATGAATGCTAAATAGTCAAGACAATTATCTCGCCCATAAAAAACACCCCCGGCCTTATGGTCGGGGGTGTTTAGGAATAATGAGCTGGCGATGACTTACTCTCACATGGGTAACCCCACACTACCATCAGCGCTAAGAGGTTTCACTTCTGAGTTCGGGAAGGGATCAGGTGGTTCACTCTTGCTATGGTCGCCAGCACAACTGGTATGATTACTTACTGAGGTCTTATGGTTGCCTTAGCTTTCTTCAAATCTTGCACTCTGTTCAAAGCAGTGCTTTGAACATCGTTCATTAACAGGTATATCTGAGTTGGGTATTTTGTTCGTTCAGCGTAACTAAATCAAGCTGTTTTGTTTAATATCGAATCAATTGATCCTCACTTCTTTCGAAGTTCGTACAACAACTGTTTGGGTGTTGTATAGTCAAGCCTCACGAGCAATTAGTATTGGTCAGCTTCACATATCACTATGCTTCCACATCCAACCTATCAACGTCGTAGTCTTCAACGGCTCTTTAGGAGACATAAAGTCTCGGGGAAATCTTATCTTGAGGTAGGCTTCCCGCTTAGATGCTTTCAGCGGTTATCCCTTCCGAACATAGCTACCCGGCGATGCCACTGGCGTGACAACCGGTACACCAGAGGTTCGTCCACTCTGGTCCTCTCGTACTAGGAGCAGATCCTCTCAAATTTCCAACGCCCACGGTAGATAGGGACCGAACTGTCTCACGACGTTCTAAACCCAGCTCGCGTACCTCTTTAAATGGCGAACAGCCATACCCTTGGGACCTGCTTCAGCCCCAGGATGAGATGAGCCGACATCGAGGTGCCAAACACCGCCGTCGATATGAACTCTTGGGCGGTATCAGCCTGTTATCCCCAGAGTACCTTTTATCCGTTGAGCGATGGCCCTTCCATACAGAACCACCGGATCACTAAGACCTACTTTCGTACCTGCTCGACTTGTGGGTCTCGCAGTTAAGCGCGCTTTTGCCTTTATACTCTACGCGTGATTTCCGACCACGCTGAGCGCACCTTCGTACTCCTCCGTTACTCTTTAGGAGGAGACCGCCCCAGTCAAACTACCCACCAGACATGGTCCTCGTCCCGGATAACGGGACAGAGTTAGAACCTCAATATTACCAGGGTGGTATTTCAAGGACGGCTCCATCGCAACTAGCGTCGCGACTTCAAAGCCTCCCACCTATCCTACACAAGTAAGATCAAAGTTCAATGTCAAGCTGCAGTAAAGGTTCACGGGGTCTTTCCGTCTAGCCGCGGGTACACCGCATCTTCACGGCGAATTCGATTTCACTGAGTCTCTGCTGGAGACAGCGCCCCCATCATTATGCCATTCGTGCAGGTCGGAACTTACCCGACAAGGAATTTCGCTACCTTAGGACCGTTATAGTTACGGCCGCCGTTTACTGGGGCTTCGATCAAGAGCTTCGCTTACGCTAACCCCATCAATTAACCTTCCAGCACCGGGCAGGCATCACACCCTATACGTCCACTTTCGTGTTTGCAGAGTGCTATGTTTTTAATAAACAGTTGCAGGGGCCTGGTTTCTGAGGCTGTCGGCCGCTCAAGGAGCAAGTCCTATCACAGACAACAGCGTACCTTCTCCCGAAGTTACGGTACCATTTTGCCTAGTTCCTTCAGCAGAGTTCTCTCAAGCGCTTTGGTCTACTCGACCTGACCACCTGTGTCGGTTTCGGGTACGATTCCTGTGTAACTGAAGCTTAGAGACTTTTCCTGGAAGCATGGTATCAGCCACTTCACTGTACAAGTACAGCTTGCTATCAGTTCTCAGCATAGAGTACCCCGGATTTGCCTAAGATACATGCCTACAACCTTCCACCTGGACAACCAACGCCAGGCTGACTTAACCTTCTCCGTCCTCTCATCGCATTACACAGAAGTATTGGAATATTAACCAATTTCCCATCGACTACGCCTCTCGGCCTCGCCTTAGGGGTCGACTCACCCAGCCCCGATTAACGTTGGACTGGAACCCTTGGTCTTTCAGCGTGCGAGTTTTTCACTCGCATTGTCGTTACTCACGTCAGCATTCGCACTTCTGATACCTCCAGCAGACTTCTCAATCCACCTTCATCGGCTTACAGAACGCTCCCCTACCACGCATAATAAATTATGCATCCGCAGCTTCGGCATATAGTTTTAGCCCCGTTACATCTTCCGCGCAGGCCGACTCGACTAGTGAGCTATTACGCTTTCTTTAAAGGGTGGCTGCTTCTAAGCCAACCTCCTAGCTGTCTATGCCTTCCCACATCGTTTCCCACTTAACTATAATTTTGGGGCCTTAGCTGGCGGTCTGGATTGTTTTCCTCTTGACTACGGACGTTAGCACCCGCAGTCTGTCTCCCGGATAGTACTCATTGGTATTCGGAGTTTGCATCGGTTTGGTAAGTCGGGATGACCCCCTAGCCGAAACAGTGCTCTACCCCCAATGGTATTCGTCCGAGGCGCTACCTAAATAGCTTTCGGGGAGAACCAGCTATCACCAAGTTTGATTAGCCTTTCACCCCTATCCACAAGTCATCCCCTGGCTTTTCAACGACAGTGGGTTCGGTCCTCCAGTTAGTGTTACCCAACCTTCAACCTGCTCATGGATAGATCACCTGGTTTCGGGTCTATACCCAGCAACTAAACGCCCTATTAAGACTCGGTTTCCCTACGGCTCCCCTATTCGGTTAACCTCGCTACTGAATATAAGTCGCTGACCCATTATACAAAAGGTACGCAGTCACCGGACTAAGCCGGCTCCCACTGCTTGTATGCATGCGGTTTCAGGATCTATTTCACTCCCCTCACAGGGGTTCTTTTCGCCTTTCCCTCACGGTACTGGTTCACTATCGGTCAGTCAGGAGTATTTAGCCTTGGAGGATGGTCCCCCCATATTCAGACAAGGTTTCACGTGCCTCGCCCTACTCGACATCATCATATAAGCCCTTTCGTGTACAGGACTATCACCGTCTACGGTCGCACTTCCCAGAGCGTTCCACTAGAACTTATATGACTTAATGGGCTCTTCCCCTTTCGCTCGCCGCTACTGAGGGAATCTCAATTGATTTCTTTTCCTAAGGGTACTGAGATGTTTCACTTCCCCTCGTTCGCCTTGCAACACTATGTATTCATGTTGCAATACCTACCTTATGGTAAGTGGGTTTCCCCATTCAGACATCTCCGGATCACAGGATATTTGCCGCCTCCCCGGAGCTTTTCGCAGGCTATCACGTCTTTCTTCGCCTCTGACTGCCAAGGCATCCACCACATGCACTTAATTACTTGACTATACAACCCCAAACAGTCGTTTATCCTTACAAGTGGGATAAGCAACAGATTGTGATGATCTCTCATCACGCTCATACAGTTGGCGTTTCGTAGATTTAACTACTGTACAGCTTCAATTAGATTCATATACCAAAACGCTTGATTCAGTTAATTTCGCTAGAACTCATTTCATTCAACTTTCACAATTGCTTGCTAGGTTGTTTAAAACGAGTTTGAACAAATTATTTCAACTCAAATATATTCTGTTAATGATTTTTCCAGCCTTCGTCAGGTCAGGAAACTGTGATAAATCACAGAGATTATCAAGTGCGCGTATCATAACGCTTGTACTTGTTAATCTCTAGGATCTAAACACTTGATCGCTTAGGAACTAAACAACTTCATCACTGTATGCTTACATACTGCGCGAAGCGTAGCTTCTTGCTTAAATTTCAAGTAAAAGCAGTGCTCTTTTATGATCTTGAAATTTGGTGGAGACTAGGAGAGTCGAACTCCTGACCTCCTGCGTGCAAAGCAGGCGCTCTACCAACTAAGCTAAGTCCCCAGCTTATCAATAAGTCAATGTATCGTTCTGTTCTGTTTGCTTCAGCACTTTCATGCTTCGTTAGTCAGATTTGGTGGGTCTGACAAGACTTGAACTTGTGACCCCACGCTTATCAAGCGTGTGCTCTAACCAACTGAGCTACAGACCCTCAGATACATCGTATGAAGAACAACTTGTTGTGGATTCTTACCAATCGTCAATCTTTCGTTAAGGAGGTGATCCAGCCGCAGGTTCCCCTACGGCTACCTTGTTACGACTTCACCCCAGTCATCTGCCACACCGTGGTAAGCGTC encodes the following:
- a CDS encoding transposase family protein — protein: MKFKDIQKLSNVKFRRLTGVSWATFNLMLAELNKHLPRHIGKGRPHKLPLEDRLLLCIEYWREYRTFFHLGMSYGVSETSAIRITRVIEDTLIRSGKFNLPKQLPNRDEVDWEVVVIDATEILVQRPKKTEEMV
- a CDS encoding dihydrolipoyl dehydrogenase — protein: MHDLIIIGAGTAGISAYNEAIKYTQNILIINDGSWDTTCARVGCMPSKLLISSANRMHDIQTAEELALKHNSVIDPSEVMQRVHVLRERFIRATLKGVDQWDSSHKISGKAKFVDLQTIEVNGQSYRAKSFIVAVGSRPNIDENLKQKLKDKYITSNEIFEFSQLPKSLAVIGSGIIAIELAQAMQRLGVQTTMFARSQKVGALTSPILQKLAQEQFSKELNIKFKTLPNKFEIQADKIKINFTENDQTKSIDVEYVLGATGRQSNIDHLGLDQLNSTFKDIKNLPIDKETKQLANLPIFIVGDAAPDAPIQHEAAHTGKQVVHNCLNYPDVKPIFALTPLAIVFCHPEMAIIGKSFKQLEDQQVEFIRGFISYENQGRALVLGENSGGIEVYIDKKSGKLLGAELLCSQAEHLAHLLAWMIDADQDIHQILKKPFYHPTLEEGLRTAFKHARRQFDALQEQS